Proteins found in one Methanospirillum hungatei JF-1 genomic segment:
- a CDS encoding ATP-binding protein, whose translation MIDLFSLDQAIQDQQYRFFNKDPGIQRDIDFQKYSAHQGIVIISGIRRCGKSTLLLQFKDFYNHVSYVNFDDDRFIRFTHDDFQTLLTLLLKLNPNADAFFFDEIQNIAGWERFVRRLHDEGYKIFITGSNAYLLSSELGTHLTGRYVKIELFPFSFREILQGKKIDPSDKTTQNLALVLKEFETFLSDGGFPEFIHYQEPEFVIRTYEDILYRDIVARYGIRDVSAVKLLAHYLMTNFTREYAYTSLVQVSGLKSDTSVRNYIRFFEDAYLLFECVKYDYSLKRQFTQGKKIYAIDSGMRNAISLKFSQDIGKSFENQVYIELIRRGYEVWYFRDKGECDFIARRPGSMLAIQVSYEVTPDNFSREINGLTEALEKTGAEAGILLTMNQRTIPDYGGNMEKEIQVIPAWEWFTYQSDYCVIR comes from the coding sequence ATGATAGATCTCTTCTCTCTTGATCAGGCTATCCAGGATCAACAATACAGGTTTTTCAATAAAGACCCTGGAATTCAGAGAGACATCGATTTTCAAAAATATTCTGCCCACCAGGGGATAGTAATCATCTCCGGTATCCGCCGGTGTGGAAAATCAACCCTGCTCTTACAATTCAAAGATTTTTATAATCACGTCAGTTATGTGAATTTTGATGATGATCGGTTTATCAGATTCACGCATGATGACTTTCAGACGCTCCTTACGTTGCTCTTGAAGTTAAATCCAAATGCTGATGCTTTTTTCTTTGATGAAATCCAGAATATTGCGGGATGGGAACGTTTTGTCAGGAGACTTCATGATGAGGGTTATAAAATTTTCATCACTGGTTCAAATGCATATCTCCTCAGTTCAGAATTGGGCACTCACCTGACCGGCCGGTATGTGAAGATTGAATTATTTCCCTTTTCATTCAGGGAGATCCTCCAAGGGAAAAAAATTGATCCGAGTGATAAAACAACGCAAAACCTCGCCCTGGTTCTGAAAGAATTTGAAACATTTCTGAGTGACGGGGGATTTCCTGAGTTTATCCACTACCAGGAACCAGAATTTGTAATCCGGACATATGAGGATATTCTCTATCGGGATATTGTGGCACGGTATGGAATCCGCGATGTCAGTGCGGTGAAACTTCTTGCTCATTACCTGATGACAAATTTCACCCGTGAATATGCGTATACCTCACTTGTTCAGGTGTCAGGACTGAAAAGTGATACATCAGTCAGAAATTACATTCGATTTTTTGAAGATGCATATCTCCTGTTTGAATGTGTGAAATACGATTACTCGTTAAAACGGCAGTTTACCCAAGGAAAGAAGATCTACGCAATAGATTCCGGGATGAGAAATGCCATATCCCTGAAATTTTCACAGGATATTGGAAAGTCATTTGAAAACCAGGTGTATATCGAGCTCATCCGGAGGGGATATGAGGTCTGGTATTTTCGGGATAAGGGTGAATGCGATTTTATCGCCCGAAGACCCGGTTCAATGCTCGCCATCCAGGTCAGCTATGAAGTTACGCCAGATAATTTTTCCCGGGAAATCAACGGCCTTACGGAAGCGCTGGAAAAAACTGGAGCAGAAGCAGGAATTCTTCTCACGATGAATCAGAGGACAATTCCAGATTACGGAGGAAATATGGAAAAAGAAATTCAGGTGATCCCTGCATGGGAATGGTTTACCTATCAGTCTGACTACTGTGTCATCAGATAG
- the tfrA gene encoding fumarate reductase (CoM/CoB) subunit TfrA, whose amino-acid sequence MQIQEIIRSHVLVIGSGGAGVRAAIEASAHGTCVLISRTIAGKGGCTIMAEGGYNAVMNEADSIADHFADTMKGGAYLNDQDLVHVLTKEAPDRMQDLISWGAVFDVTDSCTICQRPFGGQCFPRTCYAGDRTGHEMMITLMERLAHTPVRVCHEVAAFDLLISEGRVIGALGLDRKGRLYTFLADATVLATGGGTRVYDISTNSTSGTGDGYAMGWRAGAELIDMEQVQFHPTGAVYPWDARGRLVTEAVRGEGGVLKNSLGERFMSRYDPDRMELSTRDVVARACATEIMQGRGTPHGGVWLDVTHLPARTIEERLPVMLEQFLKYGVDIRTEPMEVAPTAHHIMGGLRIDPSCQTTLPGLYACGEVAGGVHGANRLGGNALAETQVFGARAGASAGRNARREGEVPDDQISSAVLMLEGYLNGDILPDQMKGEVQRIMWKGAGIFRNKAALEETRAALDVLSRKRLKAVDPSGFIDCCTTRNMIDTARLIVTAALLREESRGAHVRTDVTQDWDNQTSPFGHTILTRTGATIERRRS is encoded by the coding sequence ATGCAGATTCAGGAGATCATCCGATCCCATGTTCTGGTAATCGGGAGCGGAGGTGCAGGAGTCCGTGCTGCCATCGAGGCCTCTGCGCACGGAACCTGTGTACTCATTTCCCGGACCATTGCCGGGAAAGGCGGATGCACAATCATGGCTGAAGGCGGGTATAATGCGGTGATGAATGAGGCAGATTCTATCGCCGATCACTTTGCTGACACCATGAAGGGTGGGGCATATCTCAATGATCAGGATCTGGTGCATGTCCTGACTAAAGAGGCCCCTGACCGGATGCAGGATCTCATCTCCTGGGGCGCGGTGTTTGATGTCACCGACTCATGCACGATCTGTCAGCGACCTTTCGGAGGCCAGTGTTTTCCACGGACCTGTTATGCCGGAGACCGGACCGGACATGAGATGATGATAACTTTGATGGAACGGTTGGCACACACACCGGTCCGTGTATGTCATGAGGTTGCCGCCTTTGATCTGCTCATCTCTGAAGGACGGGTGATCGGCGCCCTGGGTCTTGACCGGAAAGGCAGGCTCTATACGTTCCTTGCTGATGCCACGGTCCTTGCAACCGGCGGTGGGACACGGGTCTATGATATCTCCACAAACTCCACGAGTGGGACTGGTGACGGATATGCGATGGGGTGGCGCGCCGGGGCAGAATTGATCGATATGGAGCAGGTGCAGTTCCATCCGACCGGTGCGGTATATCCCTGGGATGCACGGGGGAGGCTGGTCACTGAAGCAGTACGGGGAGAAGGGGGAGTTCTCAAGAATTCCCTTGGTGAGCGGTTCATGTCCCGGTATGATCCGGATCGGATGGAACTCTCAACACGGGATGTCGTAGCACGCGCTTGTGCAACCGAGATCATGCAGGGGAGAGGGACTCCTCATGGTGGTGTGTGGCTTGACGTCACCCATCTCCCCGCCCGGACCATTGAGGAACGACTCCCGGTTATGCTGGAACAGTTCCTGAAGTACGGGGTTGACATCCGGACCGAACCAATGGAGGTCGCTCCTACTGCGCATCATATCATGGGTGGTCTTCGTATTGATCCCTCCTGTCAGACCACGCTTCCTGGTTTGTATGCCTGTGGTGAGGTTGCCGGAGGGGTGCATGGTGCGAATCGTCTGGGTGGAAATGCCCTTGCAGAAACACAGGTCTTTGGGGCGCGGGCAGGGGCGTCAGCAGGGAGAAATGCCCGTCGGGAAGGAGAGGTCCCGGATGATCAGATTTCCTCTGCAGTCCTGATGCTCGAGGGATATCTCAACGGCGATATCCTGCCTGACCAGATGAAGGGTGAAGTGCAGCGGATCATGTGGAAGGGAGCAGGAATTTTCAGAAACAAGGCTGCACTTGAGGAAACAAGGGCCGCACTCGATGTACTGTCAAGAAAAAGGCTCAAAGCAGTTGATCCATCGGGATTCATAGATTGTTGTACGACCCGGAACATGATTGATACTGCGCGGCTTATCGTGACCGCGGCACTTCTTCGGGAGGAGTCACGGGGAGCACATGTCAGGACTGATGTCACACAGGACTGGGATAATCAGACGTCCCCGTTCGGGCATACGATCCTGACCAGGACCGGGGCGACAATAGAGCGGAGGAGATCCTGA
- the tfrB gene encoding fumarate reductase (CoM/CoB) subunit TfrB, with protein sequence MMHVSVQVARFNPDTDAEPRLEPWTVEVEDGARVLNVLDAIHSRDPTLAYRSSCRAGQCGSCAVRVNGEPVLACTEEARDGMVIEPLDLPVMKDLMVDLVSGISSIPRIHTCECGILPKQEEIERIKPLRDCIECLSCVSICPAMKVTDFLGPTSMRSQMRIALDPREPGNRIREALSQGLFTCTSCNRCWRVCPKDIETPGKAIEKLREIANREGLTLPRHLEVAELVRTTGRSVEPGKQIFLDLVDEVIEPYGEVKREVGFFSGCMFNARLPERAMDMLEVMRNAGIRVIIPKEQVCCGSPLIRTGQTSFLNELKEKNIRAFQDRGIQTVMTMCAGCGATLKHDYETPFEVKDVTEILTETGLPPLTKVPVTATYHDPCHLMNGQQITHQPREILEKAVERFVEMPAQCCGSGGGVRSGLPDEAAALGELRRAAINKTGADIVVTICPFCEYHIQEHSDRPVKNLMTVLVEALGKKPTTL encoded by the coding sequence CTGATGCACGTTTCAGTACAAGTCGCGCGGTTTAACCCGGACACCGATGCAGAACCCCGCCTTGAACCCTGGACCGTGGAGGTTGAAGACGGCGCGCGGGTTCTCAATGTTCTGGATGCGATTCACAGCCGGGATCCCACCCTTGCATACCGATCCAGTTGTCGCGCAGGTCAGTGTGGGAGTTGTGCGGTCAGGGTGAATGGAGAACCGGTCCTTGCCTGCACTGAAGAGGCACGGGATGGTATGGTCATCGAACCGCTTGATCTTCCGGTTATGAAAGACCTGATGGTGGATCTGGTATCAGGTATATCCTCCATTCCCCGAATCCATACCTGTGAGTGTGGCATTCTTCCAAAACAGGAAGAGATAGAGCGTATAAAACCACTTCGTGACTGCATCGAATGCCTCTCCTGTGTCTCGATCTGCCCGGCGATGAAAGTCACTGATTTTCTGGGGCCTACCTCTATGCGCTCTCAGATGCGGATAGCCCTTGATCCCCGTGAGCCAGGAAACCGGATCCGCGAAGCCCTGTCTCAGGGGCTCTTTACCTGTACCAGCTGCAACCGATGCTGGCGGGTCTGTCCGAAAGATATCGAGACACCGGGAAAAGCCATTGAAAAACTCCGAGAGATTGCAAACCGTGAAGGACTCACTCTGCCCAGACACCTGGAAGTTGCTGAACTGGTCAGAACGACAGGCAGGAGCGTTGAGCCGGGAAAACAGATCTTCCTTGATCTCGTGGATGAGGTCATTGAGCCATACGGAGAAGTGAAGCGTGAAGTGGGATTTTTCTCCGGTTGTATGTTCAATGCACGGCTTCCTGAACGTGCCATGGATATGCTTGAAGTTATGCGAAATGCCGGTATCAGGGTGATCATTCCAAAAGAACAGGTCTGTTGTGGGTCTCCGCTTATCAGAACCGGACAGACCTCATTCCTGAATGAATTGAAAGAAAAGAATATCCGGGCATTTCAGGATCGGGGAATTCAGACGGTCATGACCATGTGCGCAGGATGTGGCGCGACACTCAAGCACGACTATGAGACTCCTTTCGAAGTCAAAGATGTAACAGAGATTTTAACCGAAACTGGTCTTCCACCTCTGACAAAAGTCCCGGTGACGGCAACCTATCATGATCCCTGTCACCTGATGAATGGCCAGCAGATTACACATCAGCCCCGTGAAATTCTGGAAAAGGCCGTTGAGCGGTTTGTTGAGATGCCTGCACAGTGTTGTGGTTCTGGTGGCGGTGTCAGGTCAGGACTGCCTGATGAAGCAGCGGCACTTGGAGAACTCAGACGCGCTGCTATCAATAAAACCGGGGCTGATATCGTCGTGACTATCTGTCCGTTCTGTGAATACCACATCCAGGAGCATAGTGACCGGCCGGTGAAAAATCTCATGACGGTTCTGGTGGAAGCACTGGGTAAAAAACCCACCACGCTGTGA
- a CDS encoding DNA methyltransferase, with protein sequence MKRDPFFVHEYLRMFSLPDQDGQTTLQLDQTTRCDTLCINDDEYCRYTNEFWTARQRQASKLHEISYRACFKPQLPRFFISLLTEPGERVYDPFTGRGTTPLEAALLGRQIISNDINPLSRILTEPRLFLPVYEEIKARLYAIPDNPEETSEIDLSMFYHPDTLRTLCSIRGYLLDREKRGELDRTDAWIRMVATNRLSGHSPGFFSVYTLPPNQAVSPERQITINRDRNQIPPYRDVREIILKKSRSLLQGIDQKQRENLIRAADSSLFITGDARRTPEIPDNTVSLTVTSPPFLDIVQYATDNWLRCWFNGLDAEEIGKQITITRKLADWEAVMGEVFRELFRITRPGGYVAFEVGEVRNGSVRLDEHVIPLGITAGFTCTAVIINQQDFTKTANIWGVNNMSVGTNTNRIVLFFKNPE encoded by the coding sequence ATGAAGCGGGATCCTTTCTTTGTCCATGAGTATCTGCGGATGTTCTCCCTGCCTGATCAGGATGGTCAGACCACTCTCCAGCTGGATCAGACAACCCGGTGTGATACCCTGTGTATCAACGACGATGAGTACTGCAGGTATACCAATGAGTTCTGGACGGCACGGCAGCGGCAGGCATCAAAACTTCATGAGATCTCATACCGTGCCTGCTTCAAACCTCAGCTCCCCCGGTTTTTCATAAGTCTCCTGACTGAACCGGGAGAGAGAGTCTATGATCCCTTTACCGGCAGGGGCACAACACCACTGGAGGCAGCACTGCTTGGCCGTCAGATCATCTCTAATGATATCAATCCGCTCTCCCGCATCCTGACTGAACCCCGGCTTTTTCTGCCGGTGTATGAAGAGATCAAAGCACGCCTGTATGCAATCCCTGACAATCCGGAAGAAACCAGCGAGATCGATCTCTCGATGTTCTATCATCCTGATACCCTTCGCACCTTGTGCAGTATCCGTGGCTACCTGCTTGACCGGGAGAAAAGAGGGGAGCTGGATCGAACCGATGCATGGATCAGGATGGTAGCAACAAACCGGCTTTCCGGTCATTCACCAGGTTTTTTCTCAGTCTACACTCTTCCACCCAATCAGGCGGTATCACCGGAACGTCAGATTACCATCAACCGTGACCGGAACCAGATACCTCCCTATCGGGATGTCAGAGAGATAATTCTGAAAAAGTCACGGTCATTACTCCAGGGGATTGATCAAAAACAACGGGAGAACCTCATCCGTGCGGCAGATTCCTCACTCTTCATCACTGGTGATGCACGACGTACTCCTGAAATCCCGGATAATACGGTATCTCTGACTGTAACCTCTCCTCCCTTCCTTGATATCGTGCAATATGCCACCGACAACTGGCTGCGGTGCTGGTTTAATGGTCTTGATGCAGAGGAGATAGGAAAACAGATCACCATCACCAGAAAACTTGCCGACTGGGAAGCGGTTATGGGGGAAGTATTCAGGGAGTTATTCAGGATTACCAGACCTGGCGGATATGTGGCATTTGAGGTGGGTGAAGTCAGGAATGGTTCTGTCAGACTTGATGAACATGTCATCCCCCTTGGGATCACAGCAGGGTTTACCTGTACTGCCGTTATCATCAATCAGCAGGATTTTACCAAGACTGCGAATATCTGGGGCGTGAATAACATGTCCGTAGGGACGAATACCAACCGGATTGTTTTATTTTTTAAGAACCCTGAATGA